From one Dryobates pubescens isolate bDryPub1 chromosome 2, bDryPub1.pri, whole genome shotgun sequence genomic stretch:
- the LEFTY1 gene encoding left-right determination factor 1, whose protein sequence is MDVRFTQMLCMLCLVVTIQAFTREGLKEVFLKQLGLSEVPKIHERDLENLIIPDHIKNKYISMLKRQRVKRRALPSLAGILRGIPGHAGMPEVLYPGATTRQNLIFDMEGRIPKNSEVTMAELKLFKKPLDRALLPARQSHRPVSSARVSVYWVQRHPDGTNRTSLIDSRLVPIRESGWKYFDVTQAVHFWLRNKRQEPMFLEVWIEAERVGSHASEVAKAVRFTSQDPKDKALSKPELVLYTLNLEDYGGPGDCNEEVTMKSSCCRQKHYVNFRELSWTQHWILEPAGYQAYRCSGGCLQPPSPLRRFGYGERNCAVAESSSLPVMYLVKRGNHTEIQAAEFPNMIVERCSCLTDGMALV, encoded by the exons ATGGATGTGAGGTTCACCCAGATGCTCTGCATGCTCTGCCTGGTCGTCACGATCCAAGCATTTACACGGGAAGGGCTCAAGGAAGTATTTCTGAAGCAGCTGGGGCTCTCTGAGGTTCCTAAAATTCACGAGAGAGACTTGGAGAACCTGATTATCCCAGACCACATAAAGAACAAGTACATCTCCATGCTGAAGCGCCAGAGGGTGAAGCGCCGAGCTTTGCCAAGCCTGGCTGGCATCCTCAGGGGCATCCCTGGACACGCAG GCATGCCAGAAGTCCTCTACCCTGGTGCCACCACACGCCAGAACCTGATCTTTGACATGGAGGGCAGAATACCTAAAAACAGCGAGGTGACAATGGCTGAACTGAAACTCTTCAAAAAGCCTCTGGACAGAGCACTTCTGCCTGCCAGGCAGTCTCACAGGCCTGTCTCCAGCGCCAGGGTCAGTGTGTACTGGGTGCAACGGCACCCTGACGGGACCAACAGGACCTCCTTGATAGACTCCAG GCTGGTTCCTATACGCGAATCAGGCTGGAAGTACTTTGATGTGACACAGGCTGTGCACTTCTGGCTGCGAAacaagaggcaggagccaaTGTTCCTGGAGGTCTGGATTGAAGCAGAAAGGGTAGGCAGCCATGCCTCAGAAGTGGCCAAAGCCGTGCGTTTCACTTCTCAGGACCCCAAGGATAAAGCCCTAAGCAAACCTGAACTGGTGCTTTACACTCTCAACTTGGAAGACTATGG GGGCCCTGGGGACTGCAATGAGGAGGTGACGATGAAATCCAGCTGCTGCCGGCAGAAACACTACGTCAACTTCCGCGAGCTCAGCTGGACGCAGCACTGGATCCTTGAGCCAGCAGGGTACCAGGCTTACCGGTGCTcagggggctgcctgcagccccccagccctctgcggCGCTTCGGCTATGGGGAGCGCAACTGTGCCGTGGCAGAGAGCTCCTCGCTGCCTGTCATGTACCTTGTCAAGAGGGGCAACCACACCGAGATCCAAGCCGCTGAGTTTCCCAACATGATCGTGGAGAGGTGCAGCTGCCTCACGGACGGCATGGCACTGGTGTGA